GGCGGCGCCGTGCCGGCGCCGCAAGGCTATGCGCAGAAAATGCGCGAGATCTGCACCCGCTACGGCATCCTGATGGTGGCCGACGAGGTGATGTGCGGCGTCGGGCGCTGCGGCACCTGGCGCACCCTCGCCCATGACGGCGTGGAAGCCGACATCATGTATACCGCCAAGGGGCTGGCGGGTGGCTATGCGCCGCTCGGCGCCGTGCTGATGCAGGAAGGCATCTATCGCACGATTGCCGACACGTTCGGCACGGTGGCCAGCGTCCACACCTATTCCGGCCACACCGCCGCCTGCGCCGCTGGCCTTGCCGTGCAGAAGGTGATCATCCGCGACAATCTCGTCGAGAAATGCCGCACCGACGGCGATTATCTGATGGGTGCGCTGCACGAGGCCTTCGGGCAGAACCCGCATGTCGGCGATATTCGCGGCCGGGGCTTCTTCGTCGCGCTGGAATTCGTCCGCGACCGCGACACCAAGGCGCCCTTCGATGCCGCTCTCGGTCTGCAGGCCAAGGTCAAGAAACAGAGCTTCGACCGCGGTCTCCTCTGCTACCCCTCGCCCGGTACGGTCGACGGCTACAGCGGCGACCATGTGATCCTCGCCCCGCCCTACATCACCACCCGCTCCGAGATCGACGCCATGGTGGCGCTGCTCAAGGATGCGGTCGACGCCGCCATTACCGAGACAGGTCAATGACGATGAGGCTCAAGGACAAGGTCGCGATCATCACCGGCGGCGGCTCGGGCATCGGACGGGCGGCGGCGCTGCTGTTCGCCGCCGAGGGTGCGAAGCTCTGTCTGGTCGACCGCGATGAAGCCGGAGTCAACGAAACCGCCGCCGCCATTGTGGCAAAGGGCGGCGTGGCCATCACGCGGGTCTCCGATGTCGGCGAGGTCGGATCGGCCGATCGCGATGCTGCTGCAGCGCTTGACCAGTTCGGCCGCATCGACGCGCTCTATTGCGGGGCTGGCTTCTCGGTCGGCGGCACGGTGCTCACCACCAAGCCGGAAGACTGGGAAGCGGTGTTCCGCGCCAATGTCGGCGGAACCTGGCTCTGGGCCCGCGCGGTAGCACCCGCCATGAAGGCCCAGGGCGGCGGCTCGATCGTCACGACGGCCTCGCAGCTGGCACTGGCCGGCGGCAGCGGCAATGTCGCCTATATCGCCGCCAAGGGCGCGATCCTCAGTCTCACCCGCACCATGGCGGTGGATTTCGCGCCTGACCGCATCCGCGTCAACGCGGTCGTGCCCGGCGCGATCGACACGCCGATGCTGCAGCGCAGCTTCCGACGGAAGGCCGATCCCGAAGCCGCCAAACAGGCCTCGATCAGCCGGCATCCACTCGGTCGGCTGGGGCGCCCGGAGGAGGTCGCGGAGGCGATCCTGTTCCTGGCGAGCGATGCCGCAAGCTTCACGACCGGCACCACGCTCGCCGTCGATGGCGGCTGGCTTGCGGGATGATCATGCCCAAAGGCGATGCAACTGCCTCCGTCGGCATCAGTGTTTGTCCCGAGGGCGCATTGTATACGGCTTGTGTGCAGACCTGTTGCAGGGAATGTACCTGATGGTATGCCCCTTGCTACCGATCTACGAATTCTCACTGGGTCCAGGCGGCAGTGCCGGACGGTACGCAACAATGGAGTTGGCGTCATGAAGATCTCGCGTCGGGACGTGCTTGCAGGATCGGCAACGATCGCCACCGCATCCTCCCTCTCATGGTCCGCCTCGGCCCAGACGCGCGCGGAGACGCTGCGCTACGTCACCGGCGCAGCCGTCAACACGCTCGACCCGACCATGCCCGGTGCAACGCGCGAAGCCTTCGGCGTCAGCGTCAACGTCTATGACCGCCTCGTCTCGTTCGGCCGCAAGAAGCGTGGCGACAACTGGGTCTTCGACATTGACAATATCCGCGGCGAGATCGCCGAGCGTGTCGTCACCAGCGCCGATGGCATGACCTTCACCTTCCACCTGCGCAAGAACGCCAAGTTCCATGACGGCACCCCGGTCACCGCCGAGGACGTGAAGTGGTCGCTGGATCGCGCCGTGTCCGCCAAGTCGCTGGCCGCGGCCCAGGTTGGCACCGGTTCCTGGACCAAGCCGGAGCAGTTCAAGATCATCGACCAGCACACGGTCGAGGCCAAGGTCGACAAGCCGGACCGCCTGGCGCTGCCCAATCTCTGCACGCTCTACGCCGTCATCTTCAATTCGGCGCTGGTGAAGAAGAACGCCACCGCCGCCGATCCGTGGGGCCAGGAATGGACCAAGAACAACACGGCCGGTTCGGGCGCCTACACGGTCGAGAATTTCAAGGCCGGCGAGCAGGTCATCCTGCGCCGCAATGACGCCTGGGTTGGTGGTGTCGATGGCAAGCCGGCGCCGTTCCGCCGCATCATCTGCCAGACCATTCCGGAGGCGGCCACCCGCGCCAGCCTGATCGAGAAGGGCGATGCCGATCTCTCGATCGACCTGCAGCCGAGCGACATCGACACGCTGGTCCAGCGCGGCCGCGTCAAGGCGATCTCGACGCCCCAGTTCAACGCCTTCACGATGATCGCGTTCAACACCAAGATGGCCCCCTTCGACAACAAGAAGGTCCGCCAGGCGATCGCCGCCGCCCTGCCCTATGACTCGATCTTCAAGGCCGCTCTCTTCGAGCGTGGCGCCAAGCTCTATGGCGGCACCTGGTCGGGCACGCCGACCGATGCGTCCTTCCCGCAGCCCATGCCCTACAAGCAGGATGTCGCGAAGGCCAAGGCCCTGCTCGCAGAGGCCGGCTACCCGAATGGCTTCGAGACGTTCTTCGCCTTCAACCTGGGCGCGGCCGCCTTTGCCGAGCCGATCGCCGCCCTGGTCAAGGAGGCGCTCGCCGCCATCAACATCAAGGTCGATATCCAGAAGCTGCCGGACGCGCAGATCTCCACCATGGTGACGGAGCGCAAACTGCCCTTCTTCGTCGAGACCTCGATCGCCTGGCTGCCCTCCACCGACTATTTCTTCCGCACGTTCCTCTATGGACCGCAGCGCTGGAACTATTCGGGCTGGAACGACAGCCGCATCAACGAGATCGCGGAGAAGGCCCGGTTCGAGACCGACAAGGCCAAGTATGACGCGGCC
This region of Phreatobacter aquaticus genomic DNA includes:
- a CDS encoding aspartate aminotransferase family protein → MTAGEHRWLNQHKLGERLPKAVGGEGIYVIDETGRRFIDGSSGPALFALGHGHREVIEAIKAQYDKLAFGYSSNFTSDPIDQLSETILDQAGGGFSRVSFISGGSEATETAMKIALQYHVARGHSGRTHFFARRQSWHGYTFGALSLSGHPARRKPYAGALMDVTHLSPANDYRPAGGVAKDKLADHLAAEFEREIHRVGAERIAAFFFEPVVGAAGGAVPAPQGYAQKMREICTRYGILMVADEVMCGVGRCGTWRTLAHDGVEADIMYTAKGLAGGYAPLGAVLMQEGIYRTIADTFGTVASVHTYSGHTAACAAGLAVQKVIIRDNLVEKCRTDGDYLMGALHEAFGQNPHVGDIRGRGFFVALEFVRDRDTKAPFDAALGLQAKVKKQSFDRGLLCYPSPGTVDGYSGDHVILAPPYITTRSEIDAMVALLKDAVDAAITETGQ
- a CDS encoding SDR family oxidoreductase; translated protein: MRLKDKVAIITGGGSGIGRAAALLFAAEGAKLCLVDRDEAGVNETAAAIVAKGGVAITRVSDVGEVGSADRDAAAALDQFGRIDALYCGAGFSVGGTVLTTKPEDWEAVFRANVGGTWLWARAVAPAMKAQGGGSIVTTASQLALAGGSGNVAYIAAKGAILSLTRTMAVDFAPDRIRVNAVVPGAIDTPMLQRSFRRKADPEAAKQASISRHPLGRLGRPEEVAEAILFLASDAASFTTGTTLAVDGGWLAG
- a CDS encoding ABC transporter substrate-binding protein, whose protein sequence is MKISRRDVLAGSATIATASSLSWSASAQTRAETLRYVTGAAVNTLDPTMPGATREAFGVSVNVYDRLVSFGRKKRGDNWVFDIDNIRGEIAERVVTSADGMTFTFHLRKNAKFHDGTPVTAEDVKWSLDRAVSAKSLAAAQVGTGSWTKPEQFKIIDQHTVEAKVDKPDRLALPNLCTLYAVIFNSALVKKNATAADPWGQEWTKNNTAGSGAYTVENFKAGEQVILRRNDAWVGGVDGKPAPFRRIICQTIPEAATRASLIEKGDADLSIDLQPSDIDTLVQRGRVKAISTPQFNAFTMIAFNTKMAPFDNKKVRQAIAAALPYDSIFKAALFERGAKLYGGTWSGTPTDASFPQPMPYKQDVAKAKALLAEAGYPNGFETFFAFNLGAAAFAEPIAALVKEALAAINIKVDIQKLPDAQISTMVTERKLPFFVETSIAWLPSTDYFFRTFLYGPQRWNYSGWNDSRINEIAEKARFETDKAKYDAACKEMIAIMAEETPIVMLWQPNQDAVMPKNIDGYTYGYHRQVDFRDVKRS